The Gammaproteobacteria bacterium genome segment AGCATGACGCTTTCGCAGTTTACCCAGGGCCTTGCCGCGGAAGTTGCGAGTCGCGGTCGCACTACTTTGGAGGATTGAAGCATCGCTCAAGAAAAAAAGGTTCGCCTGAACGAAGACATCACTAACCCGGAAGTACGATTAATCGGGCCGGAGGGTGAGCAGGTTGGGGTTGTACCGATTGATGCTGCACAACAGGCGGCACTGGATGCCGACATGGATCTGGTAGAGATATCGCCGAATGCGGAACCGCCTGTCTGTCGCGTAATGGACTACGGAAAGTTTATTTTTGAAGAAAATAAAAAGAAACACGCAGCAAAGAAGAAGCAGAAACAGACGCAAGTCAAGGAAGTGAAGTTTCGTCCAGGAACGGACATTGGGGACTATAAGGTAAAACTACGCAACCTTATCAAGTTCCTCCACAACGGAGACAGAGTAAAAATTACTTTACGTTTCCGTGGGCGCGAAATGGCTCATCAGGAACTCGGTGCACAGTTATTGGATCGAGTGGCACATGATGTTGAGTCAGAAGGTCATGGCGTTGTTGAACAGCGTTCCAGAATGGAAGGTCGTTTGATGGTCATGGTTATCGCACCGAAAAAAAGCTAGGTAATCCTTTTTTTATAAAAGAGTGATTGCGCTAGCACGAAGGCGCTGCTGTCGGTTAAGTGTGGCAACTAGACCGCCAGTCGAAAATGCGCTGTTATTTTTAATTAACAATATTAATAGTAGTTTTAATATTTGTTAGCACAAATGCGGAGTTGTAGTTATGCCAAAGATGAAAACCAATCGTGGTGCTGCCAAGCGTTTTAAGCGTACAGCATCCGGGGGCTTAAAACGCGCCCAGTCACACCGTCGTCAT includes the following:
- the infC gene encoding translation initiation factor IF-3, with product MAQEKKVRLNEDITNPEVRLIGPEGEQVGVVPIDAAQQAALDADMDLVEISPNAEPPVCRVMDYGKFIFEENKKKHAAKKKQKQTQVKEVKFRPGTDIGDYKVKLRNLIKFLHNGDRVKITLRFRGREMAHQELGAQLLDRVAHDVESEGHGVVEQRSRMEGRLMVMVIAPKKS